The Helianthus annuus cultivar XRQ/B chromosome 11, HanXRQr2.0-SUNRISE, whole genome shotgun sequence region acgttggaccgttcgaaatcactgaaagaataggccaagtagcctacagactaaacctaccagctgaactcggtgcagttcacaatgtattccacgtgtcgaatctgaagaggtgtctgtcagatgagaccctcatagttccttttaaggaactcactatcgacgagcggttgcagttcgtcaaggaaccagttgaaatcacggaccgggatgtcaaggtcctcaagaacactagaatacctcttgttcgagttcgttggaactcccctcgtggcccagagtatacctgggaacgagaagatcaaatgaaactcaagtatccccagttattcggaaccaatgcaaccactactaaggctgaagctactactactgaatttcgggacgaaattccaaatcaacggggggatgatgtgacaccccaggaaaaccagtaaacgatataacttacctagcttcctcagtaaccgcatgctaaatttcgggacgaaatttcttttaagttggggataatgtgacaactcgagtttccaagattcctatttcgcatttattgcacggttattggttgtttagttatttatttgcacaaataatttgctatggaactgtaacgttttgatacaatgaagtgtattgtgtgattgtgcatggttatgtgttaattgtgaaagacttgtcaaatatttgaacttggtgatgaaactgtgaaattgttgtgagatggtgtacttgtgtaaaagttaatacttgaggatgtagtgagtaattagtgaaatcctagagatacttaaccctaatcccttttcactaatcatgacacaaaacaaaacacgtattTGCAATCCTCTGACCTTTCTTGGCAATCATCATTTCCATCACAAGCACAAGTCtcctgcatcaatcttgatcttgcaatctagttagaatcaatctaaggtaaatggttattgattgtttgattgttttcaatacttgattcttgtgaattcttgtaaaccctagttcttcacatgctaagttctgtaattgttaatgtgattctgattattgtggtTATGATGAATGATTAGTTGGATGCCGATAAGACTGTTCACATAATGATTGTTGTAATCATCGATTGGTTTCTTATGAATTCTGCAATATGTAAGATTGAATAGGGTTCCTGATCGTATGAAAAActaaaacgtaactgatacaatctcaATGAAGTGAACATTCGtatgtttgattatttgtcagagttttgtgaatgatATATCATTACTCCGACCTTTAAATATATGTGTGAAAGTGTCCGAACTATTGGTAACATGCTTGTCCGACCCTTATGATTATTCAAGTCTGAGTTTTTAACAATGTATATGTAAGTCCGAGTTTTATATGCTTGATATATATCCGAGTTTCAATAAGGTCCGAATTATAATCATGAAGCCTTAGTCCGAATGTTTCTAATATGTAAACATGTGATCCGAAGTTTAGAAAGGACAtgaagtccgacttttatatgtGGCAAATGATCCGACTTGTAACCCTAGTTAGGGGTCCGAGCTTTGTGTCTCAAatgttgtccgacctttaaacttaaagggggtccgagttttgtgagccaccctcttgtccgactttgtttGGGCTCAAGgtggtggtccgagttttaaaggggggacacccctgtccgagttttaaccccccccccctcacttgGTCCGAATTTTGATAGGCCTCCCTTGTCTGACTTTCAATTGATAAGGAACTAGTCCGACTTTTTAAGCTACTAATTGGGTGATGGATGTAATTGCATGATGGTTAGATAATATATTGTTTAGTGACCAACAACTTGGAACAGATATACACATGGGTCTGACTTATGTTAACCTACAAATGCTGCTTTAGTTTAATGGAGTATTGATGTCCGGATAATGATAATGTTACCTGATGATTTCTTTATGGTTCCAATAACATACTTATGACTTTTGACTATTGAATGATTCTGTTACGTGTGTTCTCTACGCTAAGTGCGTAAATCTTGTCAAGTATGGAACCTCGTTAAACTTGTTAAACGCCGTTAGACATGTTAATGGTTAATATTGTTCGAATAAACTGAGAAAGCTCTCAAGTGAAGCATGGATTGCCTGACTTTGATTAATTGCTTGCGTGATACATGATAATTGTTTAAACACACTTCGTGACATAAATGGCAAGTGAATCATTATGAGTTTaactgattgagtatacgtgcaCTATAGGATTCGACTGATTGATTGGTTGTTTACGAGCACATagattagcataccgagcaaaccaaggtgagttcacacagccaaggcatggggttcccagggtgggaatgggattgatttatttatttgtacttctctagataatggaacgtagtgatatgatcctcgggtgaggaaggtgattggttaagatactgctagactagtgatgcttatagaactgatcttcgcacacacgccggggttggctgcgataatatgactgatcttcgcacacatgccagggttggctgcgataatatgactaatcttcgcacacatgcctaggaagactgcgaactatacactaaaacttcgcacaggttccgggtggccgcgatacaaacatacctagtctagaatacttgagaacttccctaatcttcgcatacatgcctaggagGGCTGCAATACGAACTATTACGACACATAAATTAacgaacgaatacaaggcttactacactattacaattactgaactataaactgtgaactcgctcaactagttgttgactctctgctgcatgccttgcaggtcgttagatacatggagcttgcacagggaggagcaggtcgttgtggagcatggatcgtggatgccatgttaaaacatttaaacatttgaactatgatatacattgggttttcatacttatgcttccgctacactttgaaactataattacgttttgaacacctatcgtattgaatgattggtttgcatttattttacttgatattaattacatgttcaatatgattggtggcttgatcctggtcagtcacgctcccaagcggtgatactccgcgtgtggattttgggggtgtgacactatctACTGCTCAGGAGTCCAAAAGCGAGCGGCAGAATCGGGGGACAGTGGACGTGGAGGGTGTGATACTGCAGGTGGGGTCTGGCAATGGCACggtggtcgctgagctctctccagctcctgtaTGCGACGGGTCAGTGCCTCCTGTTGTATCATGAAAGATGTGAGAATATCCTCCGTAGAATACCCCACGTggtatgggtgatacggatcagaCGGTGGCATAATGGGGGGGCGTAGTCTAGAGGAATGGCGCACTAGGTGGGGTGAAGGATGGTACAGTAAATGGTGCAACAGTGGGAACAACAGTAGGATGAGAAATCTGGGGCACAAACTGGCCTCCTCCTGACACGTAAGATGTATGACCAAATGGTTGTCGTGATGAACCCTCCCCATGACGTGGTGgaggtatgtcctgaagaaacGTGATAGGTAAGTCAGTGCGGCGAGCATCTGTGGTGTGTGTGGGAAGCAAAGGAACATCAATGGGAGctgaaacaggggctgaaacaggGGCTACAGGGGGTGTAACTGGTATCACGAAAGGTGGgtaatcatcgtcatcatctatcCACCCGTTGCGGGTGTAAGCGTATCGTGGATCGATATGGGTCGCAAAAGGTGCTCGGTTGAACGGTACCGGCACTAGATCAGGACgtggtgcaacaacaggatcctctaacaaaagtggagcatcaacatgagcatcgaCAGCATGACCATCCACCAATggtggagcaacaacaggatgatcgtcaataggtatatcatcaacaaaaggagcaacagcaggtgcatcggcatgaacagggtcatgctctaatgcggggTCAGGAGCAGCGACTGGCTTTGGGGCCACGACAGGCTCCAgatcaacaaactccatgtcaaaatcagctggatcagcaAACAAAGGATCGACAAGGGCTACAGTATCCTCcaggggctggtctaagtgtatgaactcaatatcatggtcaggatcaaaaccaggtggaaaaaTAGGATCTGGATCATCATCAACatcgtgatcaaactcaaagctgtgtgcgggaacagGTACAGCTGATGACGCCATATCAGGGTCGACGTCATGTgagtggtgctgcactccctgagtGTGCAAAGGTGCGGACGCCACATACTCAAAGGGGTCTGGAACAGGTGAATGAACAGGAGCCTCCTCTGTAGGAGCATCAGCAATGAGTAGGATATCATCAGCAGCAATAGGGAACTCACCCTCAAGGTCATCCTCaagtgggtcctcctcaaacaaATCGACGTCATCGTCGGAAACAATAtcgaggggcatatcaacaactgGATACGCAGCAAGGggtacaggagcagggatcaccgcgagtggtaaatccccagcgagatggccatcagcaggctcggctacgacgtcaggcagcgcaaagggctggaagtcatcatcgtCTGTGCTAGTAGTATCGGAAGTGTGGACCTCATGCTCCGATGAAACTCTGTCATCTGATACTATCGCCATGGGATCCAGAGTTTCTGAAACTCCAGTATCCATCTGATGAGGAAGGCATgctgtctgtaacacaaacacacatatgcacaaacaatcaatcatataatcagataaacatgttagtcaccaatataTTTCTTCCTAATCCCACTagtctaacctcccagcctctcagactgatcctcctagtctcccagactaccctcccagcctctcagactgaacctcctagtctcccagactaccTTCCCGGCCtttcagactgaacctcctagtctctcagactaccctcccagactgaacctcctagtctctcagactaccctCCCAATCTCTCAGACTGGACCTCCTAGTCTCTCaaactaactccctggcctctcagAACAAAACCTCCCAAATCTCAcagattggcccctcagtctacTTGACTGAATCCCAGGTCTccctgaccaacctcccagtcgataagactgaatccctggtctccctgACCAACCTCCTAGTCGATAAGTCTGAaacataatttttgaaaaatgctcatacttttgtttgtaaaaaaacattttgtatcctggatctggacgtaatgtatgcaacgtaaaaatgttttcgtgagagccctagtgatcatagtctagactcgagaaggaatcctagtttgctatgatcaaagctctgataccaagctgtcacaccctggctttgcggaagtgtgggtttatttggtgtgacttcttaataccatagcttaaccacaacaaagctatatgaaagaaaaccatgatgatcatccattgattcaagttttaaaataaaagtacgacaacattgttttaagagttgacacatgcatcgagtttacaacacaacaaaataaaaacattgttcataaaacaaaccacaaacatgagataaacacagtttaagacttgtgactcgtccaggcaaaagtcacaatccctaaacttggatgacatcacttcTCCTACGCAGCATGAAAACATAGCATAtctcgccagatccctaattccctgaaatacatgtaagttgaaaaatcaacaaaagttgagcgagttcatgtaaaagtgagtatgtaaaaacctttgtaatatgtttgtatgtatgaaaatccctggtatgtagtaAATAAGGATTAATGAGATCACCATTGGTTGGcaaggccaatgatatgtgtgaagtgctgtaggaagactcaaacctagcagatttttgcgtcgggctcaaagtcaccccgaggtccgtacagttgggcctggagttgggctcgctacacccagatagatctaccgctaatgaccctcggtcctactatgaggattaatgggctctagtttccgcctacccactcacaagatctaagtagtaaccctccttacgctaaccacaCCATGTGTAATAGTAtccgtaatcatagtaacatgtatttcacccccgaaatataaaaactgaaaacagttaagagaaaagggggacatgaactcacagaagtgcgtctcgaaatagtcaatcccaatcaacctgctgcgtgacgacctacacgtactaacttctattagacggacggtcgttccttggcttaaggtttaacgtctttgggaaatagttagacaactatttcgtatttacactccttaattatttaataagtattttccttcccaaggatggggttttaatacatgtgcgtttttataGTTCCGAAAATATATTCTTAAGTCTCacttgtaaatatattttaaatcacttgtctaaaatattctgattccaaaatatacatatttttcctaaaaatattatattttatctcatacaatttccaaaataatactttaaaatacacatttaagagtattttccgaaaatacataagttacattttaaggttcgcgttgtaataacaataccggtgtaacttagaTATTTgtttgtgagggcgttggtattatcttggagtcgtattttcataatatttcaagtaatattatttttactctaaaaataatatatctctagttcacaaaataatcatatcatcacacaagcgttttactatgaaatacatattctagacatttatttaacaagttttatttacgaaaatccacatCTGAcgcttggttattttgtaataaaaatcatgacgaagtttatttggaaaaacaagttaaaaatatatttataaccacttgtcacaaaaatatttctatGTGTTATATtcttggaaaaatttcgccagagtttcctctgtaactggaggtggccacgcttactagcgtatcattttcttttcaaaattcaaccaaACAATTAATCAATCATCCATATACAATATTTAAACATCAAACTTGTCAAAataagtataaatcgcaaactcatgaacttgaatgttgtgtaaaaatatgtagtaactttctaACATATTTAGTAGGTTTTATTAACCTTAAAAATAAAactagtttcttaaaaactttatttttaaggaacttgaagttttacaacttctattcaaggtttacaaaaatatttctttgccAAACTTtcttgtcacacaagtgtttacacacttgtttattcactaaaatgtctttagtttatgtaagatctgggtttttaacaagacttgcatttttcacttggttcttccgaaaaaccacttgtagatctttagatctactagtttagaaccttattttacaagaaaaattatagttacacaagttcatgtttcatgattGGAAGAGTTCATCATCTTTTACAACTTTTACATTAACatattactagttcatgttccatgaacatgatctagtgtggttagatgatgatccgtcccactactagcaacaaacaacatcaaatattcACAACTGgacaagatttacatgatttacacaactagttactctttatccaacatattcatcttactttcaagactttaagttatgatcttgtgtgttcttgatttttaaccgttaaatcacttattaaccactttaaacaagaacaagatggtgtttagaggcacttactactagctcgaggctagggaagaaacaagacgtaaacaaggtggataaaagaaatatagagaggttcttgagctaGAACCAaacttgatggtggtggtggtggtgctagtgTTCTCGGTCGAACACTCaaggagagaagagagagagagagagtaatttTTGGTTTGGTGATTTGTGAATGAATATGAAGACCTTGTATGTAAATTTATAATCCACTTTGTACTTTATCCATCAAATAAAATGCTAACTAGATATTAGACAtgtttgattaaaataatcaagaaattgTGGGGAGTGTCCCCACCCCATAACCGGTTCGAACTAAGGGGGGGTATGGTTGATTTGTAATGTTATAGTTAGGATctagttagtttagttaggattttaattaggttattagtgtgtagtgtaatataaagggtgttagggtgttcggggtacctaactagctcagaaaagtataaacaatgtcattgacaatatttttatgttccgggtaaagtccggttgttcggttggaattgatccgttaaagtgtcaagtaaagctttaaagtgtcttttatagtgtttttagtgtcacaataaattcccgacactttggaaagtgtctagtattattttaccaagtttttgcactttacttgttatgttaaatgctgaatttttgtataaagtgcagaattttgtaattaaagcatgttttaggcacatccggtcactataactatcacctagtgacgcagttttacaatcctcacctccctacactccctactagtgtagtaatctattcccggctcatactggccttagagacagtgtctgtctagtgctggcaatgtcagcatgtttactgggttatccgttcactgtgctaactgtgcttttgtgcatcaagtttgtcactatagttttgtgtgtaataaatggagtgacagtaatacagtatgatgcatgaatatgtatgtatcagaaatcaagaagcagtttaaccacaattgtaagcaagcacagttattaagcattaattaaatattaattaatttgtatggatacctggtttggtgagggttgtcacacaagcacctctatttatagcctacacagacgcccggacacggccccgtgtccatcctctttctctttcttcattaattgcaatttgtctgtattagctccacacgcccccgtgttcgctaggcatggccccgtgtgtagaagcgtatct contains the following coding sequences:
- the LOC110888437 gene encoding pollen-specific leucine-rich repeat extensin-like protein 1 — protein: MPLDIVSDDDVDLFEEDPLEDDLEGEFPIAADDILLIADAPTEEAPVHSPVPDPFEYVASAPLHTQGVQHHSHDVDPDMASSAVPVPAHSFEFDHDVDDDPDPIFPPEDPVVAPRPDLVPVPFNRAPFATHIDPRYAYTRNGWIDDDDDYPPFVIPVTPPVAPVSAPVSAPIDVPLLPTHTTDARRTDLPITFLQDIPPPRHGEGSSRQPFGHTSYVSGGGQFVPQISHPTVVPTVAPFTVPSFTPPSAPFL